A genomic region of Cannabis sativa cultivar Pink pepper isolate KNU-18-1 chromosome 1, ASM2916894v1, whole genome shotgun sequence contains the following coding sequences:
- the LOC115707308 gene encoding SNW/SKI-interacting protein A, with amino-acid sequence MAGLKEVLPVPKATTITHYDHSNDPWFKKRYSSSEAERAEAVIKPNPVPPYLNRAGFVPRKVEDFGDGGAFPEIHIAQYPLGMGRDKSGKPSESKILPLTVDAHGNIAYDAIVKQNENSRKIVYSQHKDLIPKILKNEVDTADDEDEEMEKVIEETTQETKAALEKIVNVRLSAAQPKNVPKQSSDSKFIKYKPSQQSAAFNSGAKERVIRMVEMPVDPLEPPKFKHKRVPKASGSPPVPVMHSPPRPVTVKDQQDWKIPPCISNWKNPKGYTIPLDKRLAADGRGLQDVQINDNFAKLSEALYVAEHKAREAVAMRSKVQKEMLMKEKERKEQELRMLAQKARSERTGTAAPAAIPMPSEKSSMDAADTRGDYDRPREREREREREREMDYPKETREEREERLQREKIREERRRERERERRLEAKDVAMGKKSKITRDRDRDISEKVALGMASTGTGRGEVMYDQRLFNQDKGMESGFATDDQYNVYDKGLFTAQPTLSTLYRPKKDIDAEMYGGADEQLDKIMKTERFKPDKAFAGTSERAGPRDRPVEFEKDAEEADPFGLDQFLTEVKKGKKAMDKVGSGGTMKATAGSAMRDGYEGGGSGRSRIGFERGR; translated from the coding sequence ATGGCCGGTTTGAAGGAAGTTCTTCCTGTGCCGAAAGCAACCACTATTACCCATTATGATCACTCTAATGATCCATGGTTTAAGAAGCGTTATAGCTCATCTGAAGCTGAAAGGGCTGAAGCTGTAATCAAACCCAATCCAGTTCCTCCTTACTTAAATCGTGCAGGCTTTGTTCCTCGTAAAGTAGAGGATTTTGGTGATGGGGGTGCGTTCCCGGAGATTCACATAGCTCAGTACCCTCTTGGCATGGGTAGGGATAAATCAGGGAAGCCTAGTGAGTCGAAAATTCTGCCACTTACGGTTGACGCCCATGGAAACATTGCTTATGATGCCATTGTGAAGCAGAACGAGAATTCAAGGAAGATTGTTTACTCACAACATAAAGATCTTATACCAAAGATCTTGAAAAATGAAGTCGACACTGCTGACGATGAAGATGAGGAGATGGAAAAAGTAATTGAAGAAACGACACAAGAAACAAAGGCTGCCCTTGAAAAGATTGTGAATGTGAGATTAAGTGCAGCACAGCCGAAAAATGTTCCTAAACAGTCATCAGACTCTAAATTTATCAAGTATAAGCCATCCCAGCAATCTGCAGCATTCAATTCAGGTGCAAAGGAGAGGGTTATCAGGATGGTAGAGATGCCAGTAGACCCACTTGAGCCTCCTAAGTTCAAGCATAAGCGAGTTCCCAAGGCTTCTGGCTCCCCACCTGTGCCAGTTATGCATTCTCCACCACGTCCTGTGACTGTTAAAGATCAGCAGGACTGGAAGATACCGCCATGTATTTCAAACTGGAAGAATCCGAAGGGGTATACTATTCCCCTTGATAAACGTCTTGCAGCTGATGGGAGAGGACTGCAAGATGTTCAAATTAATGATAATTTTGCAAAGCTTTCTGAAGCGCTGTATGTTGCTGAACACAAGGCAAGAGAAGCAGTTGCTATGAGATCAAAAGTTCAAAAGGAGATGCTCATGAAGGAAAAGGAAAGGAAAGAGCAGGAATTGCGAATGTTAGCTCAAAAAGCACGTTCCGAGAGAACTGGTACAGCTGCCCCAGCAGCTATTCCTATGCCTTCCGAGAAAAGCTCAATGGATGCAGCTGACACACGAGGGGATTATGATCGTCCAAGGGAGCGAGAGCGAGAAAGAGAACGGGAAAGAGAGATGGATTATCCAAAGGAGACAAGAGAGGAAAGGGAAGAGCGGTTACAGCGGGAGAAAATTCGTGAAGAGCGGCGCAGAGaaagggaaagagagagaagatTGGAAGCCAAAGATGTAGCAATGGGCAAGAAAAGTAAAATTACTAGAGATAGAGATCGTGATATCAGTGAGAAGGTCGCTCTTGGCATGGCTTCTACAGGAACTGGAAGGGGAGAGGTTATGTATGACCAGAGGTTATTCAATCAAGACAAAGGAATGGAATCTGGTTTTGCCACGGATGACCAGTACAATGTGTATGACAAGGGCTTGTTTACAGCCCAGCCTACTCTTTCAACCCTCTACAGACCTAAGAAAGATATTGATGCTGAGATGTATGGAGGTGCTGATGAGCAATTGGACAAGATCATGAAGACTGAACGATTCAAACCCGACAAGGCATTTGCTGGTACTTCCGAGAGGGCAGGTCCAAGAGATAGGCCAGTTGAGTTTGAGAAGGATGCTGAAGAGGCTGATCCTTTTGGACTAGACCAGTTCTTGACAGAGGTGAAGAAAGGGAAGAAAGCTATGGACAAGGTTGGTTCTGGAGGGACAATGAAAGCAACTGCAGGCTCTGCAATGCGAGATGGCTACGAGGGTGGAGGTTCAGGCAGAAGTCGCATTGGGTTTGAGAGGGGTCGTTAA